From a region of the Cucumis sativus cultivar 9930 chromosome 6, Cucumber_9930_V3, whole genome shotgun sequence genome:
- the LOC101215327 gene encoding B-box zinc finger protein 24-like isoform X2 → MKIQCDVCEKAPATVICCADEAALCAKCDVEVHAANKLASKHQRLLLQCLSTKLPKCDICQDKAAFIFCVEDRALFCQDCDEPIHSSGSLSANHQRFLATGIRVAMSSSCTKEVDKVKMEPPNPKNPQVPAKVPSQQVPNFTSSWAVDDFLHFSDLESSDKKEQLEFGELEWLAEMGLFGEQVPQEALAAAEVPELPTSYSGNAIACRPTKSSTSYKKPRLEMVDDEEFFTVPDLG, encoded by the exons atgaaaattcaGTGTGATGTTTGTGAGAAAGCTCCTGCTACTGTGATTTGTTGTGCGGATGAAGCGGCGCTTTGTGCGAAATGTGATGTTGAAGTTCATGCTGCCAATAAGCTTGCGAGTAAACACCAGAGGCTTCTTCTTCAGTGTCTTTCCACCAAGCTACCTAAATGCGATATATGCCAA GACAAGGCAGCTTTCATTTTCTGTGTTGAAGACAGAGCACTGTTTTGTCAAGATTGTGATGAACCAATCCATTCAAGTGGTAGTCTTTCAGCAAACCACCAGAGGTTCCTAGCCACTGGAATCAGAGTGGCCATGAGCTCAAGCTGCACGAAGGAAGTTGACAAGGTCAAGATGGAACCTCCAAATCCAAAGAACCCTCAGGTTCCTGCTAAAGTGCCTTCACAACAAGTTCCTAACTTCACGTCCTCATGGGCTGTTGATGACTTTCTCCACTTCTCTGATCTTGAGTCCTCGGACAAG AAGGAACAACTAGAGTTTGGGGAATTAGAATGGCTAGCAGAAATGGGCCTCTTTGGCGAGCAAGTTCCTCAAGAAGCTTTAGCAGCTGCTGAAGTTCCTGAGCTTCCTACATCATACTCAGGTAATGCAATTGCCTGCAGACCGACGAAGTCAAGCACATCATACAAAAAGCCTAGGCTTGAGATGGTTGACGACGAAGAGTTTTTTACGGTTCCTGATCTTGGATGA
- the LOC101215327 gene encoding B-box zinc finger protein 24-like isoform X1, with protein sequence MKIQCDVCEKAPATVICCADEAALCAKCDVEVHAANKLASKHQRLLLQCLSTKLPKCDICQDKAAFIFCVEDRALFCQDCDEPIHSSGSLSANHQRFLATGIRVAMSSSCTKEVDKVKMEPPNPKNPQVPAKVPSQQVPNFTSSWAVDDFLHFSDLESSDKQKEQLEFGELEWLAEMGLFGEQVPQEALAAAEVPELPTSYSGNAIACRPTKSSTSYKKPRLEMVDDEEFFTVPDLG encoded by the exons atgaaaattcaGTGTGATGTTTGTGAGAAAGCTCCTGCTACTGTGATTTGTTGTGCGGATGAAGCGGCGCTTTGTGCGAAATGTGATGTTGAAGTTCATGCTGCCAATAAGCTTGCGAGTAAACACCAGAGGCTTCTTCTTCAGTGTCTTTCCACCAAGCTACCTAAATGCGATATATGCCAA GACAAGGCAGCTTTCATTTTCTGTGTTGAAGACAGAGCACTGTTTTGTCAAGATTGTGATGAACCAATCCATTCAAGTGGTAGTCTTTCAGCAAACCACCAGAGGTTCCTAGCCACTGGAATCAGAGTGGCCATGAGCTCAAGCTGCACGAAGGAAGTTGACAAGGTCAAGATGGAACCTCCAAATCCAAAGAACCCTCAGGTTCCTGCTAAAGTGCCTTCACAACAAGTTCCTAACTTCACGTCCTCATGGGCTGTTGATGACTTTCTCCACTTCTCTGATCTTGAGTCCTCGGACAAG CAGAAGGAACAACTAGAGTTTGGGGAATTAGAATGGCTAGCAGAAATGGGCCTCTTTGGCGAGCAAGTTCCTCAAGAAGCTTTAGCAGCTGCTGAAGTTCCTGAGCTTCCTACATCATACTCAGGTAATGCAATTGCCTGCAGACCGACGAAGTCAAGCACATCATACAAAAAGCCTAGGCTTGAGATGGTTGACGACGAAGAGTTTTTTACGGTTCCTGATCTTGGATGA
- the LOC101207018 gene encoding receptor-like protein 9DC3 isoform X1 produces the protein MTLLVILHQVISCSFFLFFLLNYSLVNTQRVCDPKQSLALLEFKKAFSLIKSASNSTCNDAYPKTATWNQTNKDCCSWDGVKCNEEDEGHVVVVGLDLSCSWLSGVLHPNNTLFTLSHLQTLNLSHNLLLSKFSPQFGYLKNLRHLDLSSSYLMGDVPLEISYLSNLVSLDLSSNYLSFSNVVMNQLVHNLTNLRDLALSDVFLLDITPTTFTNLSLSLASLSLSSCGLSGNFPPHIMSLPNLQVLQLNNNYELEGQLPISNWSESLELLNLFSTKFSGEIPYSIGTAKSLRSLNLRSCNFTGGIPNSIGNLTKLNNIDLSINNFNGKLPNTWNELQRLSRFVIHKNSFMGQLPNSLFNLTHLSLMTFSSNLFSGPLPTNVASDRLSNLIQLNMKNNSLIGAIPSWLYELPHLNYLDLSDNHFSSFIRDFKSNSLEFLDLSTNNLQAGIPESIYKQVNLTYLALGSNNLSGVLNLDMLLKVQSRLVSLDVSYNKQLMVQSTNVSFVNNNLVHIEMGSCKLGEVPYFLRYQKKLEHLDLSNTQIQGGIPKWFSELSALNHLNLSHNSLSSGIEILLTLPNLGNLFLDSNLFKLPFPILPSSIKQFTASNNRFSGNIHPSICKATNLTFLDLSNNSLSGVIPSCFFNLTFIMLLELKRNNFSGSIPIPPPLILVYTASENHFTGEIPSSICYAKFLAVLSLSNNHLSGTIPPCLANLSSLVVLDMKNNHFSGSVPMPFATGSQLRSLDLNGNQIKGELPPSLLNCKNLQVLDLGNNKITGVFPHWLGGASNLRVLVLRSNQFSGQINDSMNTNSFPNLRIIDVSRNYFNGTLPSNFFKNMRAMKEVEVGNQKPNSHSLESDVLPFYQDSVVVSLKGLDLELETILLIFKAIDFSSNEFNGEIPESIGMLMSLKGLNFSHNKLTGKIPITLGNLSNLEWLDLSSNELLGKIPPQLVALTFLSILNVSQNHLSGPIPQGKQFATFDSSSFVGNLGLCGFPLPNCDKENAHKSQLQHEESDSLGKGFWWKAVSMGYGCGMVIGILAGYIVFRIGKPMWIVRMVEGRRTSKKQR, from the exons ATGACATTGTTGGTGATTCTACATCAAGTCATCAGCTGCagcttcttccttttctttcttttgaattatTCTCTTGTAAACACTCAACGTGTATGCGATCCAAAACAAAGCCTTGCTCTGTTGGAGTTCAAGAAAGCCTTTTCCTTGATTAAATCTGCATCAAATAGTACTTGCAATGATGCTTATCCAAAGACAGCAACATGGAACCAAACCAACAAAGATTGTTGTTCATGGGATGGAGTGAAATGCAACGAGGAAGACGAAGGTCATGTCGTCGTTGTGGGGCTTGACCTTAGTTGCAGTTGGCTTAGTGGAGTTCTTCATCCTAACAACACCCTCTTCACCCTCTCTCACCTTCAAACCTTGAATCTTTCTCACAACCTtcttttatctaaattttcaCCTCAATTTGGGTACTTGAAGAACTTGAGGCATTTGGATCTTTCCTCATCTTACTTAATGGGAGATGTTCCATTGGAAATATCATACTTGTCTAACCTTGTTTCTCTTGATCTTTCTAGCAACTATCTAAGTTTTTCAAATGTAGTTATGAATCAGCTTGTTCATAACTTAACTAATCTAAGGGATCTTGCACTTAGTGATGTATTCCTTCTCGACATTACACCCACTACTTTCAcgaatctctctctttctctagcttctctttctctttcttcatgtGGGTTGAGTGGAAATTTTCCACCACATATTATGAGTCTTCCAAATTTGCAAGTCTTGCAACTTAACAATAACTATGAATTGGAAGGTCAGTTGCCCATCTCTAATTGGAGTGAATCACTTGAACTCCTGAATCTTTTTTCAACTAAATTTTCAGGAGAGATTCCCTATTCCATTGGTACTGCCAAATCCTTGAGATCTTTAAACCTTCGGTCATGCAATTTCACTGGTGGAATTCCAAATTCAATAGGGAACCTTACAAAACTCAATAACATTGATCTCTCTATAAACAACTTCAATGGTAAACTGCCCAATACATGGAACGAACTTCAAAGACTATCTAGGTTTGTAATTCATAAGAATTCTTTCATGGGTCAGCTACCCAATTCCCTGTTCAACCTGACACATCTCTCCCTCATGACATTTTcctctaatttattttcaggTCCTTTACCCACAAATGTTGCTTCAGATAGGCTTTCAAATCTTATTCAACTGAACATGAAAAATAACTCACTCATTGGTGCTATTCCCTCTTGGCTTTATGAATTACCTCATTTGAATTACTTGGATCTCTCTGATAaccatttctcttctttcattagGGATTTCAAATCCAACTCATTGGAGTTTCTTGATTTGAGTACAAACAACTTGCAAGCTGGAATTCCCGAGTCTATTTATAAGCAAGTGAATCTTACATATTTAGCATTAGGGTCAAACAATTTGAGTGGAGTTTTGAATTTAGACATGTTGTTAAAAGTTCAAAGTCGTTTAGTATCACTTGATGTTTCCTATAACAAGCAACTTATGGTACAGTCTACTAACGTTAGTTTTGTGAACAACAATCTTGTTCACATTGAAATGGGTTCTTGCAAATTAGGAGAAGTTCCCTACTTTTTGAGATATCAGAAGAAGTTGGAGCATTTAGACCTTTCAAATACTCAAATTCAAGGGGGAATTCCCAAGTGGTTTTCTGAACTAAGTGCTTTGAATCACCTTAATCTTTCACATAACTCCTTGTCCTCAGGCATTGAGATTCTCCTCACTTTGCCAAATTTGGGAAATCTCTTTCTTGATTCTAACTTGTTCAAACTACCCTTTCCAATTCTGCCATCATCTATCAAACAATTTACAGCTTCAAATAATAGATTCAGTGGGAATATCCATCCCTCAATTTGCAAAGCCACCAACCTTACTTTCCTAGATCTGTCAAATAATAGCTTGAGTGGTGTAATCCCATCTTGTTTCTTCAACCTGACTTTTATCATGCTGTtggaattgaaaagaaataatttttctgGTTCTATTCCCATACCACCACCATTGATTTTAGTTTACACTGCCTCAGAAAACCACTTCACTGGAGAAATCCCTTCTTCAATTTGCTATGCCAAATTCCTTGCTGTTCTTAGTTTATCCAATAATCACTTGAGCGGTACAATTCCACCATGTCTAGCAAACTTGAGTTCTCTTGTAGTGTTGGATATGAAAAACAACCATTTTTCTGGTAGTGTTCCAATGCCTTTTGCAACAGGAAGTCAATTGAGAAGCCTCGATTTGAATGGTAACCAAATAAAAGGAGAATTGCCACCATCTTTGCTCAACTGTAAGAATCTTCAAGTCTTGGATCTTGGGAATAACAAGATAACAG GTGTGTTCCCCCACTGGTTAGGAGGGGCCTCAAATTTGCGAGTCCTTGTCCTTCGATCTAATCAATTTTCCGGTCAAATTAACGACTCCATGAACACAAACTCTTTCCCAAATCTACGTATCATTGATGTATCTCGGAATTATTTCAATGGGACACTTCCAtcaaactttttcaaaaacatgAGAGCCATGAAGGAAGTTGAAGTAGGAAACCAGAAACCCAACTCTCATTCCCTTGAATCTGACGTATTGCCTTTCTACCAAGACTCAGTGGTGGTATCACTGAAAGGGCTTGATCTTGAGTTGGAAACAATTCTTTTGATATTCAAAGCTATTGATTTTTCAAGTAATGAGTTCAATGGAGAAATACCAGAGTCAATTGGGATGCTCATGTCATTAAAAGGTCTCAACTTTTCACACAATAAACTTACAGGTAAGATTCCTATAACTTTAGGGAATCTAAGCAATCTTGAATGGTTGGATCTTTCTTCAAATGAATTGTTGGGTAAAATTCCACCTCAGTTGGTTGCTCTTACATTTCTCTCTATCTTGAACGTCTCACAAAATCATCTTTCTGGACCAATTCCTCAAGGCAAACAGTTTGCTACTTTTGATAGTTCTTCATTTGTTGGAAATCTTGGCCTTTGTGGATTTCCTCTACCAAATTGTGACAAAGAAAATGCTCATAAATCTCAACTCCAACATGAAGAAAGTGATAGTTTGGGGAAAGGGTTTTGGTGGAAAGCTGTGTCAATGGGGTATGGATGTGGAATGGTAATTGGAATACTTGCTGGgtatattgtttttagaattggAAAACCTATGTGGATTGTGAGAATGGTCGAAGGTAGAAGAACTTCAAAGAAACAAAGGTAA
- the MTP gene encoding uncharacterized protein LOC101213602, which yields MEVQDHGHIIEVCGDVQAVGPSIVGSKICGDAPSCGFSDAKNSSKDAKERSASMRKLCIAVVLCIVFMSVEVVGGIKANSLAILTDAAHLLSDVAAFAISLFSLWASGWEATPRQSYGFFRIEILGALVSIQMIWLLAGILVYEAIVRLINGPGEVKGFLMFAVSTFGLVVNIAMALLLGHEHGHAHSHGHNHGHGEHDHGHGSHEHGEEDHRHRHGISVTMHHHHHEEKRAASDGVEHHHHHHHHKHKESTTVPLLDSSQKVTKAQKKQRNINVQGAYLHVLGDSIQSIGVMIGGAIIWYKPEYMILDLICTLIFSAIVLCTTIQMLRNILEVLMESTPREVDATKLEKGLCEMEEVVAIHELHIWAITVGKILLACHVIIKPEANADMVLDKVIEYIRREYNISHVTIQIERQ from the coding sequence ATGGAAGTGCAAGATCACGGTCACATAATTGAAGTGTGTGGAGATGTGCAAGCTGTAGGTCCTAGCATTGTGGGAAGTAAAATTTGTGGGGATGCGCCTTCTTGTGGATTTTCTGATGCAAAGAATAGTTCAAAAGATGCAAAGGAGCGTTCTGCATCCATGCGAAAGCTTTGCATAGCAGTTGTTCTTTGCATTGTTTTTATGAGTGTAGAAGTAGTCGGAGGTATCAAAGCAAACAGTCTTGCAATATTGACTGATGCTGCTCATTTGTTGTCAGATGTTGCTGCTTTTGCTATTTCTTTGTTCTCACTCTGGGCCTCTGGTTGGGAGGCAACTCCACGTCAATCCTATGGTTTCTTCCGCATTGAAATACTTGGTGCTCTTGTTTCCATTCAGATGATCTGGCTTCTAGCTGGAATTCTTGTTTACGAAGCTATTGTCCGTCTCATCAATGGTCCGGGAGAAGTTAAGGGGTTTCTCATGTTTGCTGTTTCTACGTTTGGGTTAGTTGTTAACATAGCCATGGCTCTGCTACTTGGTCACGAACATGGTCATGCCCATTCTCATGGTCACAATCATGGACATGGTGAGCACGACCATGGTCATGGCAGCCACGAACATGGTGAGGAAGATCATAGACATCGTCATGGAATAAGTGTGACCAtgcaccaccaccaccatgaAGAGAAGAGAGCTGCCAGCGATGGTGTTGagcaccaccaccaccatcatCATCACAAACACAAGGAATCAACAACTGTCCCCTTGCTTGATAGTTCACAAAAGGTTACGAAAGCGCAAAAGAAACAACGGAACATAAATGTACAGGGGGCTTATCTTCATGTACTTGGAGATTCCATCCAAAGTATCGGGGTAATGATCGGTGGGGCAATCATATGGTATAAACCAGAATACATGATACTTGATCTGATATGCACCCTCATTTTCTCTGCGATTGTGTTGTGCACAACAATTCAAATGCTTAGAAATATCCTTGAGGTATTGATGGAGAGCACGCCTCGGGAGGTGGACGCAACAAAGCTGGAAAAGGGTTTGTGTGAGATGGAGGAGGTAGTTGCAATCCATGAACTGCACATTTGGGCCATAACTGTTGGGAAGATTCTATTGGCATGTCATGTTATAATAAAGCCAGAGGCAAATGCAGACATGGTATTGGACAAAGTTATTGAGTATATTAGAAGAGAGTACAACATCAGCCATGTTACCATTCAGATAGAGCGTCAATAG
- the LOC101207018 gene encoding receptor-like protein 9DC3 isoform X2 encodes MVNCPIHGTNFKDYLGPLPTNVASDRLSNLIQLNMKNNSLIGAIPSWLYELPHLNYLDLSDNHFSSFIRDFKSNSLEFLDLSTNNLQAGIPESIYKQVNLTYLALGSNNLSGVLNLDMLLKVQSRLVSLDVSYNKQLMVQSTNVSFVNNNLVHIEMGSCKLGEVPYFLRYQKKLEHLDLSNTQIQGGIPKWFSELSALNHLNLSHNSLSSGIEILLTLPNLGNLFLDSNLFKLPFPILPSSIKQFTASNNRFSGNIHPSICKATNLTFLDLSNNSLSGVIPSCFFNLTFIMLLELKRNNFSGSIPIPPPLILVYTASENHFTGEIPSSICYAKFLAVLSLSNNHLSGTIPPCLANLSSLVVLDMKNNHFSGSVPMPFATGSQLRSLDLNGNQIKGELPPSLLNCKNLQVLDLGNNKITGVFPHWLGGASNLRVLVLRSNQFSGQINDSMNTNSFPNLRIIDVSRNYFNGTLPSNFFKNMRAMKEVEVGNQKPNSHSLESDVLPFYQDSVVVSLKGLDLELETILLIFKAIDFSSNEFNGEIPESIGMLMSLKGLNFSHNKLTGKIPITLGNLSNLEWLDLSSNELLGKIPPQLVALTFLSILNVSQNHLSGPIPQGKQFATFDSSSFVGNLGLCGFPLPNCDKENAHKSQLQHEESDSLGKGFWWKAVSMGYGCGMVIGILAGYIVFRIGKPMWIVRMVEGRRTSKKQR; translated from the exons ATGGTAAACTGCCCAATACATGGAACGAACTTCAAAGACTATCTAG gTCCTTTACCCACAAATGTTGCTTCAGATAGGCTTTCAAATCTTATTCAACTGAACATGAAAAATAACTCACTCATTGGTGCTATTCCCTCTTGGCTTTATGAATTACCTCATTTGAATTACTTGGATCTCTCTGATAaccatttctcttctttcattagGGATTTCAAATCCAACTCATTGGAGTTTCTTGATTTGAGTACAAACAACTTGCAAGCTGGAATTCCCGAGTCTATTTATAAGCAAGTGAATCTTACATATTTAGCATTAGGGTCAAACAATTTGAGTGGAGTTTTGAATTTAGACATGTTGTTAAAAGTTCAAAGTCGTTTAGTATCACTTGATGTTTCCTATAACAAGCAACTTATGGTACAGTCTACTAACGTTAGTTTTGTGAACAACAATCTTGTTCACATTGAAATGGGTTCTTGCAAATTAGGAGAAGTTCCCTACTTTTTGAGATATCAGAAGAAGTTGGAGCATTTAGACCTTTCAAATACTCAAATTCAAGGGGGAATTCCCAAGTGGTTTTCTGAACTAAGTGCTTTGAATCACCTTAATCTTTCACATAACTCCTTGTCCTCAGGCATTGAGATTCTCCTCACTTTGCCAAATTTGGGAAATCTCTTTCTTGATTCTAACTTGTTCAAACTACCCTTTCCAATTCTGCCATCATCTATCAAACAATTTACAGCTTCAAATAATAGATTCAGTGGGAATATCCATCCCTCAATTTGCAAAGCCACCAACCTTACTTTCCTAGATCTGTCAAATAATAGCTTGAGTGGTGTAATCCCATCTTGTTTCTTCAACCTGACTTTTATCATGCTGTtggaattgaaaagaaataatttttctgGTTCTATTCCCATACCACCACCATTGATTTTAGTTTACACTGCCTCAGAAAACCACTTCACTGGAGAAATCCCTTCTTCAATTTGCTATGCCAAATTCCTTGCTGTTCTTAGTTTATCCAATAATCACTTGAGCGGTACAATTCCACCATGTCTAGCAAACTTGAGTTCTCTTGTAGTGTTGGATATGAAAAACAACCATTTTTCTGGTAGTGTTCCAATGCCTTTTGCAACAGGAAGTCAATTGAGAAGCCTCGATTTGAATGGTAACCAAATAAAAGGAGAATTGCCACCATCTTTGCTCAACTGTAAGAATCTTCAAGTCTTGGATCTTGGGAATAACAAGATAACAG GTGTGTTCCCCCACTGGTTAGGAGGGGCCTCAAATTTGCGAGTCCTTGTCCTTCGATCTAATCAATTTTCCGGTCAAATTAACGACTCCATGAACACAAACTCTTTCCCAAATCTACGTATCATTGATGTATCTCGGAATTATTTCAATGGGACACTTCCAtcaaactttttcaaaaacatgAGAGCCATGAAGGAAGTTGAAGTAGGAAACCAGAAACCCAACTCTCATTCCCTTGAATCTGACGTATTGCCTTTCTACCAAGACTCAGTGGTGGTATCACTGAAAGGGCTTGATCTTGAGTTGGAAACAATTCTTTTGATATTCAAAGCTATTGATTTTTCAAGTAATGAGTTCAATGGAGAAATACCAGAGTCAATTGGGATGCTCATGTCATTAAAAGGTCTCAACTTTTCACACAATAAACTTACAGGTAAGATTCCTATAACTTTAGGGAATCTAAGCAATCTTGAATGGTTGGATCTTTCTTCAAATGAATTGTTGGGTAAAATTCCACCTCAGTTGGTTGCTCTTACATTTCTCTCTATCTTGAACGTCTCACAAAATCATCTTTCTGGACCAATTCCTCAAGGCAAACAGTTTGCTACTTTTGATAGTTCTTCATTTGTTGGAAATCTTGGCCTTTGTGGATTTCCTCTACCAAATTGTGACAAAGAAAATGCTCATAAATCTCAACTCCAACATGAAGAAAGTGATAGTTTGGGGAAAGGGTTTTGGTGGAAAGCTGTGTCAATGGGGTATGGATGTGGAATGGTAATTGGAATACTTGCTGGgtatattgtttttagaattggAAAACCTATGTGGATTGTGAGAATGGTCGAAGGTAGAAGAACTTCAAAGAAACAAAGGTAA
- the MTP gene encoding uncharacterized protein LOC101213602 isoform X1, which yields MLTTQLQMEVQDHGHIIEVCGDVQAVGPSIVGSKICGDAPSCGFSDAKNSSKDAKERSASMRKLCIAVVLCIVFMSVEVVGGIKANSLAILTDAAHLLSDVAAFAISLFSLWASGWEATPRQSYGFFRIEILGALVSIQMIWLLAGILVYEAIVRLINGPGEVKGFLMFAVSTFGLVVNIAMALLLGHEHGHAHSHGHNHGHGEHDHGHGSHEHGEEDHRHRHGISVTMHHHHHEEKRAASDGVEHHHHHHHHKHKESTTVPLLDSSQKVTKAQKKQRNINVQGAYLHVLGDSIQSIGVMIGGAIIWYKPEYMILDLICTLIFSAIVLCTTIQMLRNILEVLMESTPREVDATKLEKGLCEMEEVVAIHELHIWAITVGKILLACHVIIKPEANADMVLDKVIEYIRREYNISHVTIQIERQ from the exons ATGCTCACAACCCAACTCCAG ATGGAAGTGCAAGATCACGGTCACATAATTGAAGTGTGTGGAGATGTGCAAGCTGTAGGTCCTAGCATTGTGGGAAGTAAAATTTGTGGGGATGCGCCTTCTTGTGGATTTTCTGATGCAAAGAATAGTTCAAAAGATGCAAAGGAGCGTTCTGCATCCATGCGAAAGCTTTGCATAGCAGTTGTTCTTTGCATTGTTTTTATGAGTGTAGAAGTAGTCGGAGGTATCAAAGCAAACAGTCTTGCAATATTGACTGATGCTGCTCATTTGTTGTCAGATGTTGCTGCTTTTGCTATTTCTTTGTTCTCACTCTGGGCCTCTGGTTGGGAGGCAACTCCACGTCAATCCTATGGTTTCTTCCGCATTGAAATACTTGGTGCTCTTGTTTCCATTCAGATGATCTGGCTTCTAGCTGGAATTCTTGTTTACGAAGCTATTGTCCGTCTCATCAATGGTCCGGGAGAAGTTAAGGGGTTTCTCATGTTTGCTGTTTCTACGTTTGGGTTAGTTGTTAACATAGCCATGGCTCTGCTACTTGGTCACGAACATGGTCATGCCCATTCTCATGGTCACAATCATGGACATGGTGAGCACGACCATGGTCATGGCAGCCACGAACATGGTGAGGAAGATCATAGACATCGTCATGGAATAAGTGTGACCAtgcaccaccaccaccatgaAGAGAAGAGAGCTGCCAGCGATGGTGTTGagcaccaccaccaccatcatCATCACAAACACAAGGAATCAACAACTGTCCCCTTGCTTGATAGTTCACAAAAGGTTACGAAAGCGCAAAAGAAACAACGGAACATAAATGTACAGGGGGCTTATCTTCATGTACTTGGAGATTCCATCCAAAGTATCGGGGTAATGATCGGTGGGGCAATCATATGGTATAAACCAGAATACATGATACTTGATCTGATATGCACCCTCATTTTCTCTGCGATTGTGTTGTGCACAACAATTCAAATGCTTAGAAATATCCTTGAGGTATTGATGGAGAGCACGCCTCGGGAGGTGGACGCAACAAAGCTGGAAAAGGGTTTGTGTGAGATGGAGGAGGTAGTTGCAATCCATGAACTGCACATTTGGGCCATAACTGTTGGGAAGATTCTATTGGCATGTCATGTTATAATAAAGCCAGAGGCAAATGCAGACATGGTATTGGACAAAGTTATTGAGTATATTAGAAGAGAGTACAACATCAGCCATGTTACCATTCAGATAGAGCGTCAATAG
- the LOC101215327 gene encoding B-box zinc finger protein 24-like (The RefSeq protein has 1 substitution compared to this genomic sequence) — MKIQCDVCEKAPATVICCADEAALCAKCDVEVHAANKLASKHQRLLLQCLSTKLPKCDICQDKAAFIFCVEDRALFCQDCDEPIHSSGSLSANHQRFLATGTRVAMSSSCTKEVDKVKMEPPNPKNPQVPAKVPSQQVPNFTSSWAVDDFLHFSDLESSDKQKEQLEFGELEWLAEMGLFGEQVPQEALAAAEVPELPTSYSGNAIACRPTKSSTSYKKPRLEMVDDEEFFTVPDLG; from the exons atgaaaattcaGTGTGATGTTTGTGAGAAAGCTCCTGCTACTGTGATTTGTTGTGCGGATGAAGCGGCGCTTTGTGCGAAATGTGATGTTGAAGTTCATGCTGCCAATAAGCTTGCGAGTAAACACCAGAGGCTTCTTCTTCAGTGTCTTTCCACCAAGCTACCTAAATGCGATATATGCCAA GACAAGGCAGCTTTCATTTTCTGTGTTGAAGACAGAGCACTGTTTTGTCAAGATTGTGATGAACCAATCCATTCAAGTGGTAGTCTTTCAGCAAACCACCAGAGGTTCCTAGCCACTGGAATCAGAGTGGCCATGAGCTCAAGCTGCACGAAGGAAGTTGACAAGGTCAAGATGGAACCTCCAAATCCAAAGAACCCTCAGGTTCCTGCTAAAGTGCCTTCACAACAAGTTCCTAACTTCACGTCCTCATGGGCTGTTGATGACTTTCTCCACTTCTCTGATCTTGAGTCCTCGGACAAG CAGAAGGAACAACTAGAGTTTGGGGAATTAGAATGGCTAGCAGAAATGGGCCTCTTTGGCGAGCAAGTTCCTCAAGAAGCTTTAGCAGCTGCTGAAGTTCCTGAGCTTCCTACATCATACTCAGGTAATGCAATTGCCTGCAGACCGACGAAGTCAAGCACATCATACAAAAAGCCTAGGCTTGAGATGGTTGACGACGAAGAGTTTTTTACGGTTCCTGATCTTGGATGA